The Macaca nemestrina isolate mMacNem1 chromosome 12, mMacNem.hap1, whole genome shotgun sequence genome contains a region encoding:
- the LOC105496059 gene encoding reticulon-4 receptor-like 2, which yields MLPGLRRLLQAPASACLLLMLLALPPAAPSCPMLCTCYSSPPTVSCQANNFSSVPLSLPPSTQRLFLQNNLIRTLRPGTFGPSLLTLWLFSNNLSTIYPGTFRHLQALEELDLGDNRHLRSLEPDTFQGLERLQSLHLYRCQLSSLPGTIFRGLVSLQYLYLQENSLLHLQDDLFADLANLSHLFLHGNRLRLLTEHVFRGLGSLDRLLLHGNRLQGVHRAAFRGLSRLTILYLFNNSLASLPGEALADLPSLEFLRLNANPWACDCRARPLWAWFQRARVSSSDVTCATPPERQGRDLRALREADFQACPPASPTRPGSRARGNSSSNHLYGVADAGAPPADPSTLYRDLPAEDSQGRQGGDAPTEDDYWGGYGGEDQRGEQTCPGAACQASPDSRGPALSAGLPSPLLCLLLLVPHHL from the exons ctcccgcctcggcctgcctCCTGCTGATGctcctggccctgcccccagcGGCCCCCAGCTGCCCCATGCTCTGTACCTGCTACTCATCCCCACCCACTGTGAGCTGCCAGGCCAACAACTTCTCCTCTGTGCCGCTGTCCCTGCCACCCAGCACTCAGCGACTCTTCCTGCAGAACAACCTAATCCGCACGCTGCGGCCAGGCACCTTCGGGCCCAGCCTGCTCACCCTGTGGCTCTTCTCCAACAACCTCTCCACCATCTACCCGGGCACTTTCCGCCACCTGCAAGCCCTGGAGGAGCTGGACCTCGGTGACAACCGGCACCTGCGCTCGCTGGAGCCCGACACCTTCCAGGGCCTGGAGCGGCTGCAGTCGCTGCATCTGTACCGCTGCCAGCTCAGCAGCCTGCCCGGCACCATCTTCCGCGGCCTGGTCAGCTTGCAGTACCTCTACCTCCAGGAGAACAGCCTGCTCCACCTACAG GATGACCTGTTTGCGGACCTGGCCAACCTGAGCCACCTCTTCCTCCACGGGAACCGCCTGCGGCTGCTCACAGAACACGTGTTCCGCGGCCTGGGCAGCCTGGACCGGCTGCTGCTGCACGGGAACCGGCTGCAGGGCGTGCACCGCGCGGCCTTCCGCGGCCTCAGCCGCCTCACCATCCTCTACCTGTTCAACAACAGCCTGGCCTCGCTGCCCGGCGAGGCGCTCGCCGACCTGCCCTCGCTCGAGTTCCTGCGGCTCAACGCCAACCCCTGGGCGTGCGACTGCCGCGCGCGGCCGCTCTGGGCCTGGTTCCAGCGCGCGCGCGTGTCCAGCTCCGACGTGACCTGCGCCACGCCCCCGGAGCGCCAGGGCCGAGACCTGCGCGCGCTACGCGAGGCCGACTTCCAGGCGTGTCCTCCCGCCTCACCCACGCGGCCAGGCAGCCGCGCCCGCGGCAACAGCTCCTCCAACCACCTGTACGGGGTGGCAGACGCCGGGGCGCCCCCCGCCGACCCCTCCACCCTCTACCGAGATCTGCCCGCCGAAGACTCGCAGGGGCGCCAGGGCGGGGACGCGCCCACCGAGGATGACTACTGGGGTGGCTATGGGGGTGAGGACCAGCGTGGGGAGCAGACGTGCCCCGGCGCTGCCTGCCAGGCGTCCCCGGACTCCCGAGGCCCTGCGCTCTCGGCCGGGCTCCCCAGCCCTCTGCTTTGCCTCTTGCTCCTGGTGCCCCACCACCTCTGA